In Pedobacter heparinus DSM 2366, the following are encoded in one genomic region:
- the cslA gene encoding chondroitinase-AC, translating into MKKLFVTCIVFFSILSPALLIAQQTGTAELIMKRVMLDLKKPLRNMDKVAEKNLNTLQPDGSWKDVPYKDDAMTNWLPNNHLLQLETIIQAYIEKDSHYYGDDKVFDQISKAFKYWYDSDPKSRNWWHNEIATPQALGEMLILMRYGKKPLDEALVHKLTERMKRGEPEKKTGANKTDIALHYFYRALLTSDEALLSFAVKELFYPVQFVHYEEGLQYDYSYLQHGPQLQISSYGAVFITGVLKLANYVRDTPYALSTEKLAIFSKYYRDSYLKAIRGSYMDFNVEGRGVSRPDILNKKAEKKRLLVAKMIDLKHTEEWADAIARTDSTVAAGYKIEPYHHQFWNGDYVQHLRPAYSFNVRMVSKRTRRSESGNKENLLGRYLSDGATNIQLRGPEYYNIMPVWEWDKIPGITSRDYLTDRPLTKLWGEQGSNDFAGGVSDGVYGASAYALDYDSLQAKKAWFFFDKEIVCLGAGINSNAPENITTTLNQSWLNGPVISTAGKTGRGKITTFKAQGQFWLLHDAIGYYFPEGANLSLSTQSQKGNWFHINNSHSKDEVSGDVFKLWINHGARPENAQYAYIVLPGINKPEEIKKYNGTAPKVLANTNQLQAVYHQQLDMVQAIFYTAGKLSVAGIEIETDKPCAVLIKHINGKQVIWAADPLQKEKTAVLSIRDLKTGKTNRVKIDFPQQEFAGATVELK; encoded by the coding sequence ATGAAGAAATTATTTGTAACCTGTATAGTCTTTTTCTCTATTTTAAGTCCTGCTCTGCTTATTGCACAGCAGACCGGTACTGCAGAACTGATTATGAAGCGGGTGATGCTGGACCTTAAAAAGCCTTTGCGCAATATGGATAAGGTGGCGGAAAAGAACCTGAATACGCTGCAGCCTGACGGTAGCTGGAAGGATGTGCCTTATAAAGATGATGCCATGACCAATTGGTTGCCAAACAACCACCTGCTACAATTGGAAACTATTATACAGGCTTATATTGAAAAAGATAGTCACTATTATGGCGACGATAAAGTGTTTGACCAGATTTCCAAAGCTTTTAAGTATTGGTATGACAGCGACCCGAAAAGCCGCAACTGGTGGCACAATGAAATTGCCACTCCGCAGGCCCTTGGTGAAATGCTGATCCTGATGCGTTACGGTAAAAAGCCGCTTGATGAAGCATTGGTGCATAAATTGACCGAAAGAATGAAGCGGGGCGAACCGGAGAAGAAAACGGGGGCCAACAAAACAGATATCGCCCTGCATTACTTTTATCGTGCTTTGTTAACGTCTGATGAGGCTTTGCTTTCCTTCGCCGTAAAAGAATTGTTTTATCCCGTACAGTTTGTACACTATGAGGAAGGCCTGCAATACGATTATTCCTACCTGCAGCACGGTCCGCAATTACAGATATCGAGCTACGGTGCCGTATTTATTACCGGGGTACTGAAACTTGCCAATTACGTTAGGGATACCCCTTATGCTTTAAGTACCGAGAAACTGGCTATATTTTCAAAGTATTACCGCGACAGTTATCTGAAAGCTATCCGTGGAAGTTATATGGATTTTAACGTAGAAGGCCGCGGAGTAAGCCGGCCAGACATTCTAAATAAAAAGGCAGAAAAAAAGAGGTTGCTGGTGGCGAAGATGATCGATCTTAAGCATACTGAAGAATGGGCTGATGCGATAGCCAGGACAGATAGCACAGTTGCGGCCGGCTATAAGATTGAGCCCTATCACCATCAGTTCTGGAATGGTGATTATGTGCAACATTTAAGACCTGCCTATTCTTTTAATGTTCGTATGGTGAGTAAGCGGACCCGACGCAGTGAATCCGGCAATAAAGAAAACCTGCTGGGCAGGTATTTATCTGATGGGGCTACTAACATACAATTGCGCGGACCAGAATACTATAACATTATGCCGGTATGGGAATGGGACAAGATTCCTGGCATAACCAGCCGTGATTATTTAACCGACAGACCTTTGACGAAGCTTTGGGGAGAGCAGGGGAGCAATGACTTTGCAGGAGGGGTGTCTGATGGTGTATACGGGGCCAGTGCCTACGCATTGGATTACGATAGCTTACAGGCAAAGAAAGCCTGGTTCTTTTTTGACAAAGAGATTGTATGTCTTGGTGCCGGTATCAACAGCAATGCCCCTGAAAACATTACCACTACCCTTAACCAGAGCTGGTTAAATGGCCCGGTTATAAGTACTGCAGGTAAAACCGGCCGGGGTAAAATAACAACGTTTAAAGCACAGGGACAGTTCTGGTTGTTGCACGATGCGATTGGTTATTACTTTCCTGAAGGGGCCAACCTTAGTCTGAGTACCCAGTCGCAAAAAGGCAATTGGTTCCACATCAACAATTCACATTCAAAAGATGAAGTTTCTGGTGATGTATTTAAGCTTTGGATCAACCATGGTGCCAGGCCAGAAAATGCGCAGTATGCTTATATCGTTTTGCCGGGAATAAACAAGCCGGAAGAAATTAAAAAATATAATGGAACGGCACCGAAAGTCCTTGCCAATACCAACCAGCTGCAGGCAGTTTATCATCAGCAGTTAGATATGGTACAGGCTATCTTCTATACAGCTGGAAAATTAAGCGTAGCGGGCATAGAAATTGAAACAGATAAGCCATGTGCAGTGCTGATCAAGCACATCAATGGCAAGCAGGTAATTTGGGCTGCCGATCCATTGCAAAAAGAAAAGACTGCAGTGTTGAGCATCAGGGATTTAAAAACAGGAAAAACAAATCGGGTAAAAATTGATTTTCCGCAACAGGAATTTGCAGGTGCAACGGTTGAACTGAAATAG
- a CDS encoding SusC/RagA family TonB-linked outer membrane protein, producing the protein MRKIYLFLMCMICAFSVLAQQTRKVEGKVTDQTSGDPLIGVSVLVKGTKTGATTDRDGRYAIQVPSQGNSTLVFSYIGYLQREMSVGDKGVVNLSLAEDSKVLNDVVVIGYGTVAKRDLTGAVGSVNMKDLQKAPVKSFDEALAGRVAGVQVASNDGQPGNSFNIVVRGQNSITQDNSPLYVVDGFPLEVSNNNAINPADIESIEVLKDASATAIYGARGANGVILITTKGGKIGAPVISYTGTVGFQQNTKRMDVMSPYEFVRLQEEIDPINTPLLYYKDGKTLDSYKDIKGIDWQDQVFRTAPSTEHNLSLTGGTEKTQYVISGSINSQDGVIINSGFNRYQGRMAITQRVNDKLKVFASIDYSNIKASGTIPTSGTNSATNNLLYSVWGYRPVMGSDGNLLDQLFDPDIDGLNDYRINPVLSSNNELRNATTNNLRINSYAQYAFNKNLTLKVSGGISNNLRRNDVFYNSQTYYGGPSSTNKVNGSIIYTQNTSWLNENILTFAKRFNKVHNLNIVAGITMQEDKYSRYGLAAIQLPNESAGLDGLSQGTPLPVTAESSNSKLLSFLGRVTYDYKSKYLLSASFRADGSSKFLPGKRTSYFPSGSIAWRMSNEDFMKALPFVNDAKLRVGYGVTGNNRVGDFSYLSVLGFPIGGSYGFNNTVSIGAIPLTYGNPDLRWESTAQANIGYDLSLFKDRIGFTADVYRKSTYDLLLNADLPYTTGYETAFKNIGKVRNEGLEFTLNTRNIDNKDFKWSSSFNISFNRSKVMALNAGQSFKTTPISWENSYNATPLYIANVGQPIAQFYGYEFDGVYQYSDFNENSPGVFTLKDDVPNNGNARNSIKPGDIKYKDLDGNLVVDAKDRKVIGRGQPIHVGGFTNNFTYKNFDLSVFLQWSYGNDIYNANRMLFEGNMLDKKNLNQFASYADRWTPDNPSNTLYRVKGQGPAVYSSRVIEDGSFLRIKTVSLGYNFSADVLKRIKLKSLRVSASGQNLYTFTKYTGMDPEVSVRNSALTPGFDYSAYPRARAVVFSLNTSF; encoded by the coding sequence ATGAGAAAGATTTACCTTTTTTTAATGTGTATGATCTGTGCCTTTAGTGTTCTTGCCCAGCAAACACGAAAGGTTGAAGGGAAGGTGACAGACCAGACCTCGGGCGATCCTTTAATTGGTGTCAGTGTGCTGGTTAAGGGAACTAAAACAGGCGCAACTACGGATAGGGATGGACGTTATGCCATCCAGGTTCCGTCGCAGGGAAACAGCACACTTGTTTTTAGTTATATCGGCTATCTTCAAAGGGAGATGAGCGTAGGCGATAAAGGTGTGGTTAATCTAAGCCTTGCCGAAGATAGTAAAGTGCTGAACGATGTAGTGGTAATTGGTTATGGTACGGTCGCAAAAAGAGATCTTACTGGTGCTGTAGGCAGCGTAAATATGAAAGACCTGCAAAAGGCACCTGTTAAATCTTTTGATGAAGCTTTGGCGGGCCGGGTTGCAGGGGTGCAGGTGGCATCAAACGACGGGCAGCCTGGTAATTCATTTAACATTGTAGTACGTGGACAAAACTCCATCACTCAGGACAATTCGCCATTATACGTGGTAGATGGTTTTCCTTTGGAGGTATCTAACAACAATGCCATTAATCCTGCAGATATTGAATCTATTGAAGTATTGAAGGATGCATCAGCAACAGCAATTTATGGAGCAAGAGGTGCGAATGGTGTGATCCTGATCACAACAAAGGGCGGAAAAATAGGTGCGCCTGTTATTTCGTATACCGGTACTGTGGGCTTTCAGCAAAACACAAAAAGAATGGATGTGATGAGCCCATACGAATTTGTACGGCTGCAGGAAGAGATTGACCCGATCAATACCCCGCTTCTTTATTATAAAGACGGAAAAACACTCGACTCTTATAAAGACATTAAAGGAATCGACTGGCAGGACCAGGTATTCAGGACGGCCCCTTCAACAGAGCATAACCTGTCTTTAACTGGTGGAACCGAAAAAACACAATATGTTATATCAGGGTCTATCAATTCCCAGGACGGAGTGATCATCAATTCAGGCTTTAACCGTTACCAGGGCAGAATGGCCATTACTCAAAGAGTTAATGATAAACTGAAGGTTTTCGCGAGTATCGATTACAGCAATATCAAGGCCAGCGGTACTATTCCTACTTCCGGAACCAATTCGGCTACCAACAACCTGTTGTATAGTGTATGGGGCTACAGACCTGTTATGGGATCGGACGGTAACCTGCTGGACCAGCTGTTTGATCCTGATATTGATGGGTTGAATGATTACAGGATAAATCCGGTATTGTCGTCAAACAACGAATTGCGGAATGCAACAACCAATAATTTACGCATAAACTCTTATGCACAATATGCTTTCAATAAAAACCTGACCCTGAAGGTTTCGGGTGGTATTTCCAATAACCTGCGCAGAAATGATGTTTTTTATAACAGCCAAACTTATTATGGTGGACCAAGCAGTACCAATAAAGTAAACGGATCTATCATTTATACACAAAATACCAGCTGGCTAAATGAAAACATCTTAACTTTTGCCAAAAGATTTAATAAGGTTCACAACCTGAACATAGTAGCAGGTATTACCATGCAGGAGGATAAATATTCGCGATATGGTTTGGCTGCTATACAGTTACCGAATGAGTCGGCCGGTTTGGATGGTTTATCTCAGGGTACACCGCTGCCGGTTACAGCAGAAAGCTCGAACAGCAAGCTGCTCTCTTTTTTAGGCCGGGTTACCTACGATTATAAGTCTAAATATTTATTAAGTGCTTCTTTCAGGGCCGATGGTTCTTCTAAGTTTTTACCAGGTAAGCGCACCAGTTATTTTCCTTCGGGATCAATTGCCTGGAGAATGAGCAACGAAGACTTTATGAAAGCCCTTCCATTTGTAAATGATGCCAAACTGAGGGTGGGCTATGGCGTAACCGGTAATAACAGGGTGGGCGATTTCTCTTACCTTTCTGTATTGGGATTCCCTATTGGTGGGTCTTATGGTTTTAACAACACGGTGAGCATAGGTGCTATTCCTTTAACTTATGGCAACCCTGACCTGAGATGGGAAAGTACAGCCCAGGCCAATATTGGGTATGACCTGAGCCTGTTTAAGGACAGGATAGGTTTTACTGCCGACGTTTACCGTAAAAGCACTTACGATTTATTGCTGAATGCTGATTTGCCTTATACTACCGGTTATGAAACAGCATTTAAAAATATTGGTAAAGTAAGAAACGAAGGCCTTGAATTTACCTTAAACACAAGGAACATCGACAATAAAGATTTTAAATGGTCATCCAGTTTTAACATCAGCTTTAACCGTTCAAAGGTAATGGCCCTGAATGCGGGACAATCGTTTAAAACCACACCGATCAGCTGGGAGAATTCCTATAATGCCACACCATTGTATATTGCAAATGTTGGCCAGCCAATTGCCCAGTTTTATGGCTATGAGTTTGATGGTGTATACCAGTACAGTGATTTTAATGAAAACAGTCCCGGTGTATTTACACTGAAAGATGATGTGCCAAACAACGGGAATGCGAGAAACAGCATTAAACCTGGCGACATTAAATACAAGGATCTGGATGGGAACCTGGTTGTAGATGCTAAAGACCGCAAAGTAATTGGTCGCGGCCAGCCCATTCATGTAGGTGGTTTTACCAATAACTTTACCTATAAAAACTTTGACCTGAGCGTATTTTTGCAATGGTCTTATGGCAACGATATCTACAACGCCAACAGGATGTTGTTTGAAGGAAATATGCTGGACAAAAAGAACCTGAACCAGTTTGCGAGCTATGCAGACCGCTGGACACCAGATAACCCAAGCAATACACTTTACAGGGTTAAAGGACAAGGCCCGGCAGTATATTCTTCAAGGGTAATAGAAGACGGATCTTTCCTGCGGATCAAAACAGTTTCCCTGGGATACAATTTTAGCGCTGATGTGCTGAAAAGGATTAAACTGAAAAGTCTGAGGGTTTCGGCTTCGGGGCAAAATTTATACACTTTTACAAAATATACCGGAATGGATCCTGAAGTATCTGTAAGGAATTCGGCATTGACCCCTGGATTTGATTACTCGGCTTATCCAAGGGCAAGGGCAGTTGTTTTTAGCCTGAATACTTCATTTTAA
- a CDS encoding RagB/SusD family nutrient uptake outer membrane protein, protein MKALKYLSILLIIGFSSCKKFLDTKPTTAAPEYYYSTESEMNAALTGVYDVMGSENVYGNSIFTRITAATDESYYQRNTQSTGIQVLNFDASDTDVRLLWKSLYEGIERANLVLANINKPAMDETKRGAIEGEALFLRAYYHFLLVSNWGDVPLIIKPTSSITTTDVARTPAKEVYNQIIADMTKAEGLVKSISDIGFGGRVSKSAVQGILARVNLYMAGAPVNDVSRYAEALKWARKVVSTVGLHSLNNDYKQIFINYAQDKYDVKESIWEVEFWGNRIGNAYTEAGRVGNTNGILCSNEKEGYSYGFIAATPTLFKLYEAGDLRRDWAIAPFKYVGATTARTNWTPAEIYQRNTGKFRREYELLEKQKNYTPENFPLLRYADVLLMLAEAANYVDGPTTEVIDAINQVRKRAFGKVLAGEQVRSINVTNGGTGYLATNLPTVTISGGGATRNATATVTITSGKITAITLTDNGAFYTSAPTVTISGGAGSGAVATATISVANDEVLKPAQTASKAALLTVIKNERAKELCFEALRRNDLIRWGDFMTNIQSTAAEITAGAPTAFKYAALAGNNANVRHLLLPVPLYETSVNPALLPNNTGW, encoded by the coding sequence ATGAAAGCTTTAAAATATTTATCGATCCTGCTGATTATAGGATTCAGTTCCTGTAAAAAGTTTTTGGATACCAAGCCTACAACCGCTGCTCCTGAATATTATTATTCTACTGAGTCGGAAATGAATGCCGCCCTAACTGGTGTTTACGATGTGATGGGTAGTGAAAACGTATATGGAAACTCAATTTTTACCCGGATCACTGCAGCAACAGATGAAAGTTATTACCAGCGTAATACCCAGTCGACCGGTATCCAGGTACTAAACTTTGATGCATCAGATACCGATGTAAGGCTATTATGGAAGTCCCTTTATGAAGGGATTGAACGGGCCAATCTGGTGCTGGCAAATATCAATAAACCTGCAATGGATGAAACAAAAAGAGGGGCAATAGAAGGCGAAGCCTTATTTTTAAGGGCGTATTATCATTTTTTACTGGTAAGCAACTGGGGCGATGTGCCTTTGATCATCAAACCTACCAGCTCTATCACCACTACAGATGTGGCCCGTACACCTGCTAAAGAGGTGTATAATCAGATTATTGCAGATATGACAAAGGCCGAAGGACTGGTCAAATCTATTTCTGATATTGGTTTTGGTGGCAGGGTAAGCAAAAGTGCAGTTCAGGGCATCCTGGCCAGAGTAAATCTGTATATGGCTGGTGCCCCTGTAAATGATGTTTCCAGGTATGCAGAAGCATTGAAATGGGCAAGGAAAGTGGTTTCCACAGTTGGTTTACATAGTTTAAACAACGACTATAAGCAAATTTTTATCAATTATGCCCAGGATAAGTACGATGTTAAGGAAAGCATCTGGGAAGTTGAGTTCTGGGGTAACCGCATCGGCAACGCCTATACAGAAGCAGGTAGGGTAGGTAATACCAACGGTATTTTATGTTCTAATGAAAAAGAAGGTTATAGCTATGGTTTTATTGCTGCTACACCTACTTTGTTTAAATTGTATGAAGCTGGCGACCTGCGCAGGGATTGGGCAATTGCGCCATTTAAATATGTGGGAGCCACTACTGCCAGAACAAACTGGACACCTGCAGAAATCTATCAGCGCAATACCGGCAAATTCAGAAGGGAATATGAGTTGCTTGAAAAGCAAAAAAACTATACACCTGAAAATTTTCCTTTATTACGCTATGCGGATGTATTGCTGATGCTTGCCGAGGCTGCAAACTATGTAGACGGGCCAACAACAGAGGTCATTGATGCCATCAACCAGGTAAGAAAAAGGGCTTTTGGTAAAGTACTGGCTGGCGAACAGGTCCGCAGCATTAACGTTACTAACGGCGGTACAGGTTATTTAGCTACTAATTTACCTACTGTTACCATTAGTGGTGGTGGTGCTACACGTAATGCAACAGCTACTGTAACCATAACAAGTGGTAAAATTACAGCCATAACCCTTACAGACAATGGTGCTTTTTATACTTCTGCACCTACGGTAACGATATCTGGTGGCGCCGGTAGCGGTGCTGTGGCAACAGCTACCATTTCTGTTGCCAATGATGAAGTGCTTAAACCAGCTCAAACAGCATCTAAAGCAGCTTTACTGACAGTAATTAAAAATGAAAGGGCCAAAGAACTTTGCTTTGAAGCTTTACGCCGGAATGACCTGATCCGCTGGGGTGATTTCATGACCAATATCCAAAGTACAGCCGCAGAAATTACTGCAGGTGCACCAACGGCATTTAAATATGCAGCTCTTGCAGGCAACAATGCCAACGTCAGACACCTGTTGTTGCCGGTACCATTATATGAAACTTCTGTAAATCCGGCTTTGCTGCCTAACAATACAGGCTGGTAA
- the cslB gene encoding chondroitinase-B, producing MKMLNKLAGYLLPIMVLLNVAPCLGQVVASNETLYQVVKEVKPGGLVQIADGTYKDVQLIVSNSGKSGLPITIKALNPGKVFFTGDAKVELRGEHLILEGIWFKDGNRAIQAWKSHGPGLVAIYGSYNRITACVFDCFDEANSAYITTSLTEDGKVPQHCRIDHCSFTDKITFDQVINLNNTARAIKDGSVGGPAMYHRVDHCFFSNPQKPGNAGGGIRIGYYRNDIGRCLVDSNLFMRQDSEAEIITSKSQENVYYGNTYLNCQGTMNFRHGDHQVAINNFYIGNDQRFGYGGMFVWGSRHVIACNYFELSETIKSRGNAALYLNPGAMASEHALAFDMLIANNAFINVNGYAIHFNPLDERRKEYCAANRLKFETPHQLMLKGNLFFKDKPYVYPFFKDDYFIAGKNSWTGNVALGVEKGIPVNISANRSAYKPVKIKDIQPIEGIALDLNALISKGITGKPLSWDEVRPYWLKEMPGTYALTARLSADRAAKFKAVIKRNKEH from the coding sequence ATGAAGATGCTGAATAAACTAGCCGGATACTTATTGCCGATCATGGTGCTGCTGAATGTGGCACCATGCTTAGGTCAGGTTGTTGCTTCAAATGAAACTTTATACCAGGTTGTAAAGGAGGTAAAACCCGGTGGTCTGGTACAGATTGCCGATGGGACTTATAAAGATGTTCAGCTGATTGTCAGCAATTCAGGAAAATCTGGTTTGCCCATCACTATTAAAGCCCTGAACCCGGGTAAGGTTTTTTTTACCGGAGATGCTAAAGTAGAGCTGAGGGGCGAGCACCTGATACTGGAAGGCATCTGGTTTAAAGACGGGAACAGAGCTATTCAGGCATGGAAATCACATGGACCCGGATTGGTGGCTATATATGGTAGCTATAACCGCATTACCGCATGTGTATTTGATTGTTTTGATGAAGCCAATTCTGCTTACATTACTACTTCGCTTACCGAAGACGGAAAGGTACCTCAACATTGCCGCATAGACCATTGCAGTTTTACCGATAAGATCACTTTTGACCAGGTAATTAACCTGAACAATACAGCCAGAGCTATTAAAGACGGTTCGGTGGGAGGACCGGCGATGTACCATCGTGTTGATCACTGTTTTTTTTCCAATCCGCAAAAACCGGGTAATGCCGGAGGGGGAATCAGGATTGGCTATTACCGTAATGATATAGGCCGTTGTCTGGTAGACTCTAACCTGTTTATGCGTCAGGATTCGGAAGCAGAGATCATCACCAGCAAATCGCAGGAAAATGTTTATTATGGTAATACTTACCTGAATTGCCAGGGCACCATGAACTTTCGTCACGGTGATCATCAGGTGGCCATTAACAATTTTTATATAGGCAATGACCAGCGATTTGGATACGGGGGAATGTTTGTTTGGGGAAGCAGGCATGTCATAGCCTGTAATTATTTTGAGCTGTCCGAAACCATAAAGTCGAGGGGGAACGCCGCATTGTATTTAAACCCCGGTGCTATGGCTTCGGAGCATGCTCTTGCTTTCGATATGTTGATAGCCAACAACGCTTTCATCAATGTAAATGGGTATGCCATCCATTTTAATCCATTGGATGAGCGCAGAAAAGAATATTGTGCAGCCAATAGGCTTAAGTTCGAAACCCCGCACCAGCTAATGTTAAAAGGCAATCTTTTCTTTAAGGATAAACCTTATGTTTACCCATTTTTTAAAGATGATTATTTTATAGCAGGGAAAAATAGCTGGACTGGTAATGTAGCCTTAGGTGTGGAAAAGGGAATCCCTGTTAACATTTCGGCCAATAGGTCTGCCTATAAGCCGGTAAAAATTAAAGATATCCAGCCCATAGAAGGAATCGCTCTTGATCTCAATGCGCTGATCAGCAAAGGCATTACAGGAAAGCCCCTTAGCTGGGATGAAGTAAGGCCCTACTGGTTAAAAGAAATGCCCGGGACGTATGCTTTAACGGCCAGGCTTTCTGCAGATAGGGCTGCAAAGTTTAAAGCCGTAATTAAAAGAAATAAAGAGCACTGA
- a CDS encoding glycoside hydrolase family 88 protein, whose translation MKPINFNGKRRSLLLASALAVSVSASAFLWLSPKTELIKKDFTVAEKQYTQLLKTSTDLTAFPRTTNKDGSVKTTDVWDWTQGFFAGSLWYIYEYTNKPEWKAAATKWTEALEQAQFLTQHHDVGFVMYCSYGNAMKFEKDPVKLAQYNKILIQSAESALTRFDPKVGLIKSWNAKKSWDNKTTWQYPVIIDNMMNLEMLCYVSKLTGNPKYKDVAISHALNTMKNHFRPDFSTYHVVDYAPDGKVLHQQTNQGYADNSTWSRGQGWAIYGFTMMYRETKDKRFLEAAQKAADFYISHPNLPKDKIPYWDFNAGQKGYTPDFDYNANKLSYIPRDASAGALTASGLLELSTFAKNGNKYFKSAEQMLKSLSGSEYLAKPGTNSGFILKHSVGSLPHNSEIDVPLIYADYYFLEALLRYQKLQG comes from the coding sequence ATGAAACCAATCAATTTCAATGGTAAAAGGCGTAGCCTTCTACTGGCTTCTGCGCTTGCTGTCTCGGTATCGGCTTCTGCATTTTTATGGCTTTCGCCGAAGACGGAACTGATCAAAAAAGATTTTACCGTTGCAGAAAAACAATATACCCAGCTGCTCAAAACATCAACAGATCTTACAGCTTTTCCCCGCACGACAAACAAGGATGGCTCAGTAAAGACGACCGATGTTTGGGATTGGACACAAGGTTTTTTTGCAGGTAGCTTGTGGTATATTTATGAATATACGAATAAACCGGAATGGAAAGCTGCAGCGACCAAATGGACAGAAGCATTGGAGCAGGCACAATTTTTAACGCAGCACCATGATGTGGGTTTTGTGATGTACTGTTCTTATGGCAATGCCATGAAGTTTGAAAAAGACCCTGTGAAGTTAGCACAATACAATAAAATATTGATCCAGTCGGCCGAATCGGCTTTAACCCGCTTTGATCCTAAAGTAGGCTTAATTAAATCCTGGAATGCTAAAAAATCATGGGACAATAAAACGACCTGGCAATACCCAGTGATCATAGACAATATGATGAACCTGGAGATGCTTTGTTATGTGTCTAAGTTAACAGGTAATCCGAAATATAAGGATGTGGCCATCAGTCATGCCTTAAACACCATGAAAAATCATTTCAGACCCGATTTCAGTACTTATCATGTAGTAGATTATGCGCCTGATGGAAAAGTGCTGCACCAGCAAACCAATCAGGGCTACGCAGATAACTCTACCTGGTCGAGGGGACAGGGATGGGCCATATATGGTTTCACTATGATGTACAGGGAAACGAAAGATAAACGTTTTCTGGAGGCAGCTCAAAAAGCGGCCGATTTTTACATCAGCCACCCTAATTTGCCAAAAGATAAAATTCCTTACTGGGATTTTAATGCAGGACAAAAAGGTTATACTCCGGATTTTGATTACAATGCCAATAAGCTGTCTTATATTCCGCGTGATGCTTCGGCCGGGGCATTGACCGCATCTGGCTTGCTGGAATTAAGTACTTTTGCTAAAAACGGAAATAAGTATTTCAAATCTGCGGAGCAGATGCTGAAATCTTTATCCGGAAGTGAATACCTGGCTAAACCAGGTACCAATTCAGGTTTTATCCTGAAGCATTCAGTAGGCAGTCTGCCACATAATTCTGAAATTGACGTACCCTTAATTTATGCCGATTATTACTTTTTAGAAGCCTTGCTGAGGTATCAGAAATTGCAGGGTTAA
- a CDS encoding GAF domain-containing sensor histidine kinase: METVNILDDLNATARIAAIDSILEIICRATGMGFAAVARVTETQWVACAVKDEISFGLKPGGELVLETTICNEIRRHHEVVVIDHVAIDAAFADHHTPKMYGFQSYISMPIMLSNGTFFGTLCAIDPLPRKLRNEQIMGMFKNFAELIAVQLEAQERVDDTRSSLLEERKTSELREQFIAILGHDLRNPVGAVSNAAQLLLRMPLDDRMRRLAGIIQDSSLRIKGLIENILDFARGRLGEGIQVNFKPERSLGTMLFNVITELQLSYPDRSIETDFRLSSVVSCDGLRIAQLFSNLLGNALSHGDPEQPVKISAVTGQEIFTLCVSNFGEEISPAAMGRLFQPFSRGEVRPGHDGLGLGLFISSEIAKAHGGTLEVVSENYQTSFTLKIPLVKELD; this comes from the coding sequence ATGGAAACTGTTAACATCCTGGACGATCTTAATGCTACCGCCCGCATTGCTGCAATAGATTCAATATTGGAAATTATTTGCCGCGCTACTGGTATGGGCTTTGCCGCAGTGGCAAGGGTTACCGAAACGCAATGGGTAGCCTGTGCGGTAAAAGATGAAATCAGTTTTGGATTGAAACCGGGAGGGGAATTGGTATTGGAAACTACCATCTGTAATGAGATCCGCAGGCACCACGAGGTAGTTGTGATTGATCATGTAGCCATAGACGCTGCTTTTGCAGATCATCATACACCAAAAATGTATGGTTTTCAAAGCTATATCTCTATGCCGATTATGTTAAGTAACGGCACTTTCTTTGGCACACTGTGTGCCATCGACCCCTTGCCCCGAAAACTCAGGAATGAACAGATCATGGGTATGTTTAAGAACTTTGCAGAACTGATTGCGGTACAGCTGGAAGCTCAGGAAAGGGTTGATGATACAAGGTCCAGTTTACTTGAGGAAAGAAAAACCTCTGAACTCAGGGAGCAGTTTATTGCTATTCTTGGTCATGACCTGCGTAATCCTGTAGGGGCGGTATCGAATGCTGCACAGCTCTTACTCAGGATGCCGCTGGACGACCGGATGAGAAGACTTGCAGGTATCATACAAGATTCTTCCTTGCGCATTAAGGGGTTGATTGAAAATATTCTTGATTTCGCCAGAGGCCGGCTTGGCGAAGGGATCCAGGTTAATTTCAAACCAGAACGTTCATTGGGAACAATGCTTTTTAACGTCATTACAGAACTCCAGCTCAGCTATCCCGACAGGAGTATTGAAACTGATTTCAGGTTAAGTTCAGTGGTAAGCTGCGATGGGTTAAGGATAGCCCAGCTGTTTTCAAACTTGTTGGGAAATGCATTAAGTCATGGCGATCCGGAGCAACCTGTTAAAATCAGTGCGGTTACAGGGCAGGAAATATTTACACTTTGTGTGTCCAATTTTGGAGAAGAGATTTCCCCGGCAGCTATGGGACGTCTTTTTCAGCCTTTTTCCCGCGGTGAAGTAAGACCAGGGCATGACGGCCTTGGGCTAGGGCTTTTCATTTCTTCAGAAATTGCGAAAGCACATGGAGGGACACTTGAGGTCGTGTCGGAAAACTATCAAACATCTTTTACTTTGAAAATCCCATTGGTTAAGGAACTGGACTAA